The SAR324 cluster bacterium DNA segment GTAAGTCTTGCTCCAGACAATTTCTCCACTTGCTGAATGCTTGGTTAAAAAAGTGTAAGGATCATCTGTTATACTTGATGAAAAACCTGTAGCGAAAAGATTACCTAAATCATCTGCAACTACCGCTGTTGCATCTGAATTGATTTGGGTCACAGAGGTCAATCCACTTTCACCAAACAACCCATACCCACCCGTAGTCTGAATGTAAACTCCATCATTTGTGGCTACAGGAAGACCAGGATAATAGCCATCACTTTCAGAAGTATAATGCACCCATTGAAGCTCACCAGAAGAATTAAATTTAGCGATGTAGTTCGTTCCAACTTCTTCGTTATCAAACGCAATACCTGAAACGTACACATTACCCACATGATCTGTGTCAACACCCAAGGGTGAATGCATTGAAAATGCATCATTATCATATAAATCAAAACCAGGAATTAGTTCCAAATTTGAATTATAGGGTGCCAATGTTCCTGCACAAACAACGTATGTAATTGTTTCGTAAGTTGCCACACTGCTACAATTGGAATCTGGAATACTCTCCTGTGACAAATCAGAAATTTGTCCTGAAGGAGAAAATACAGCATGATATCCTGTCGGGACACTGTTTTCTGTGAATTCCTCTTCATATTCTGGAAAAACACCCATCGTTTGCCCAACAACGTGTACAACTCCATCGCTAGTCACCGCAATGTCCACGGGCCACTCATTTTCGGATGTCCCAAACTGAGTCTCCCAGATTGTATTAAATTGCGAAATGTTTGGTTCTCGTATCTCAAAATTTGGAACCATTCCACTTGGTATAACAAACTTTTGTTGGCCTGCTAATTCCCCAAACTCAAAAAATGTCAGTATCAAATCCCCAGAATAAAGATCATTTTTTATTAGCCTGCCACTTAAATAGGATGTGGAGTGCATATCTGGGTTATGATAGTTCTGATCTTCTGACAACCAACTAGTATTTTCGATGTTTGAATTCATTGCATTTGGTGCATCATGGTAAACAAATTCAAGATTAACGCTGTAATGTTTCATCCCTGAGATTTTTATTTCAAATTCAATGGCAGCTTCACCATCACTTACATCTGCTTTTGGTTGGAGCATAATTCGCTGCCCAACGGGCAAGAAGCTGATGCCAGACATATCAATTATGTCATCGCGTGTTGCTTCAAACTCCACCCTTGTCATATAACCCCATTCATTTACCACCTCTATTTTGATTCCCAATTTTTTTGGGAGCATTTCATCATCACTTTCAGTTGCCATAGAAAGACTGAATTGATAACTGGCTAGTCCATTTGCATCAGGTAGGTGGGTTCCGGCAATCGTGTCACTAGAATAAAGTTTTTCAGATTCCAAACCGGGGTTTTCATTTGCTGTTAGTGTCATTGTCAATTGAGAACCAGGTTGGGCCTGAACATCAATCACTACATCAAAGGGTTCATTTGCTTTAAAACTTTTTGGACTCGTAACATTTGCAATGATTGGAATAGATCCATCTTCAAAGCCATCTATCTCCACAGGTTGTAGTCTGATGCTTAAGTCATTTATTCCTGAATTGAGCTGAACTTCTTCCTTAGAACCTGTAAAAATGAGAATATTTTCTCCATCTGCATTCGTCATGTAAGCAGATGCTTCAAAATCATATGACCCCATCGATAAGTCGATATTGCTAAGTACCCCAACCCAATCACCACCAGCAGTTTTGTTGAGTTCATCTGCAGTAAGTTCTGATGGGTTGGATGTTGGGTGATACTCAAGTACTACACTGTTTACTTCTTCAAAAGTCCCCATATATCTTGATGTACTGCTTGAATTGCTCGCCATTCGCACAATGACACGATTTTCTTCAAGAGTTTGCTTATTCGACTTTGAAGTATTGCTTTCTTGAAAGCATGCGCCCAAGGTTAGTGCCAAGCAAAAAATGGTTATTCTAATTATATTCAGAGACCAGCAGACCTTATTAAAAGGCTTAATATTATTTTTGGAGAATGATCCACAAAACTCATATTTTATTTTTTTGAGCATGTTAACTCCATGAGGAGAAAAATTAAATATAACCTTGAACTTAGTAGCCTACACAAGCAAACTACTAATCAGTAGAAAGTGAAGATCTCCTCCTTTCATTTCTACATGTCAAGTTATTTTTAGAACTCAGTAGTTGAAAGAAGTTTATTGGCTGGGTTTGCCAGGTGGCTGCAGACGACCTCCCGGATGATAGGCTGCTTAAGTGCGAACCAAGATGGAAAGTGTTTGTCGGTGAGGGGCTTTGAGTTGAATAAAGATCCTTAAAGCTGACCTAGTGTGATTGTGCTGAGTCACTGGGAGACAACTGAGCACCTTGATCACGCAGAACTGCTGGATCTCTTGGTAGAAGTCCTTGATGAGGACCATTCAGAGTTACCAAATAGTTTCCCTTTGCCATAGTCGACAGTGCTTCTTGCCCAGTATCCCATGTTATCTTTCGTGGGGAATACCCGAAAGACCTGGACCAAGCTGAATCTCTCGAGATGAACCACGCCTCTACCAATAGCAAAGTCGACCTCCACTAGGGTCAGGTTGATGAAGTGGTTAAGGTTGACTAGGTGGTTATTCTTTGTTTGTGAAAGCTTTTGCCACTGCTGGTCATAGAACAGCAAGAGCGTAGAAAGGCTAACTTACCAAGATTCACTGGAGATTCATTCAGATGAAACCTGTGCCAAGTGGCCTTCTAAAGCCTCTGACGACAGTGCTCATACTTAGACCAACCGTCATAATCTGGGTGTCACACCTGTAGTTGTTAGAAAGTTGCTAGACCTTATTTCTTGTTCAGGATTAATAATTAAGAAATAATGTTTTTTTTCTCTTTGTAAGATATAGAAAATGAAAATATTTTTTTATTTTAATTAGATTATTCTCAAATTTCTTGAAATTTAAAATTTATTATAAATAATTTATTGAATTAATTGAAAATACTTTAAGATCATTAATTTCTATGAAATATTCATTTAAATTAAGTCTTATCAAGATGAAACTTTAGTTTTCATTAGGCAGATTTAAATTCATTCAAATGAATTACATTTAGTATGATAAAAATAATTATTCTAAAAAATAAAAAATTCATTATTTGTGTATTAATCAATTGCTTAGCTATTGGATGTGGAAATAATACTGGTAAGAAAATCTCTGATAACGAAACAAAAAGCGAGACTGAGGTCTTTGATAATCAAAGTGAACTAGCCAACAATTATGTCATCAAAGGAAAACTTGCTCAAGGATATGTACGTGGAGCACAGGTTTGGTTTGATAAAGTTTCTTCCAACGGACTGGGAAATTTTTTGCGTGATCCCGGTGAAAATGATGGGGTATCTGATGAAAATGGCAGTTACTCACTCAGCAATCCAGTTGGTAATATTCTTTTAGCAACAACAGGCGGTACATTTTTAAATTCCCAAGGCGTTGATGTACCAGCTATGCCAATGCTGGCACCAGCGCCAGACCCCACAAATCTCATCACAAACATTACCCCAATCACTACACTAGTTGCAGCAGTCCCTGAACTGAAAAACAAATTTAATAATTTAGGTGATTGGAACGCTGATATTGCCCATCCTGATGGAACTAGTGCACCACTACTCAGGCTAGCGAAAACTGTTGAAAGTTTTTCTAGCATCCTAAGTAGTGGTGAACAACCAATCATTTTAAATAAAACTGCTCAAATTCAGTCATTAGTGATGCTAGCCCAAGAACTTAATAAAATTAATCCTGAAGACATAATAAATGAAACTTCACTGAAAGATTTAACCACAGCAGTATTAGTTGATGTGTTAGATGATGATAGTCTCATAAATGTGATTGGTGAAAAAGAAAAGAGTGCTGTACTAAATTCAATGGCGAAAATGATTGAAAAGATTTCTGAAACAATTCCAGATTCAGGCACAGTCATAGAAATCGAAGTAATTGATAATTTAGATCTTTTGCAAGAAGAACT contains these protein-coding regions:
- a CDS encoding S41 family peptidase, encoding MLKKIKYEFCGSFSKNNIKPFNKVCWSLNIIRITIFCLALTLGACFQESNTSKSNKQTLEENRVIVRMASNSSSTSRYMGTFEEVNSVVLEYHPTSNPSELTADELNKTAGGDWVGVLSNIDLSMGSYDFEASAYMTNADGENILIFTGSKEEVQLNSGINDLSIRLQPVEIDGFEDGSIPIIANVTSPKSFKANEPFDVVIDVQAQPGSQLTMTLTANENPGLESEKLYSSDTIAGTHLPDANGLASYQFSLSMATESDDEMLPKKLGIKIEVVNEWGYMTRVEFEATRDDIIDMSGISFLPVGQRIMLQPKADVSDGEAAIEFEIKISGMKHYSVNLEFVYHDAPNAMNSNIENTSWLSEDQNYHNPDMHSTSYLSGRLIKNDLYSGDLILTFFEFGELAGQQKFVIPSGMVPNFEIREPNISQFNTIWETQFGTSENEWPVDIAVTSDGVVHVVGQTMGVFPEYEEEFTENSVPTGYHAVFSPSGQISDLSQESIPDSNCSSVATYETITYVVCAGTLAPYNSNLELIPGFDLYDNDAFSMHSPLGVDTDHVGNVYVSGIAFDNEEVGTNYIAKFNSSGELQWVHYTSESDGYYPGLPVATNDGVYIQTTGGYGLFGESGLTSVTQINSDATAVVADDLGNLFATGFSSSITDDPYTFLTKHSASGEIVWSKTYSSEEGTEGWAISIDTATDDIYVFTDQYVYSDTDVGVLRYSSDGDLIATHTFGTSGIDYSYAMTVEGNVYLAGTTEGNLADDNQGNADVFVIQLEPLDTPPGPPGPPGPPVEVNFSYPEELNEVVNENSEYLEEIRQYILQNDGCQVSQIPQMIDLILAEGCRVFDSFHYRPDYLPDNLDNLQNIQQFVEYVNVNDPFSYYFPPFEQVKYNKAANNEIAFIGFESQLENMDQPVSDDNLFYVGYVHPYTRAWWDGLIEGDILHEIDSEPIKGKFYNEVISLLPTQESITVNLTIERAGSESTIQTGSETHISRLIGNEDSIGYLNLRQYTSVSGNSTYEDYEGLLDVLSAGNLEANGWILDLRNNGGGSLLSALEITDFFGPASLDEEILLTIKERYGDEYY